Proteins from one Sphingopyxis terrae subsp. terrae NBRC 15098 genomic window:
- a CDS encoding sigma-70 family RNA polymerase sigma factor: MRKGRDADPDIDGDLAAMRRYARALARDDQDADDVVQDALLRAIERRDTFRAEGNRRGWLLAIVHNVFVSGTRRRAAEARRNDRFADTLATQADAAQEHHARLREIAHSFAALPDHHRAVLHLTAVEGLSYQQCADLLAVPIGTVMSRVARARAALRDLENGREDTDGRRRAAPLRLVGGQDD, encoded by the coding sequence ATGCGCAAGGGCCGCGACGCCGACCCCGATATCGACGGCGATCTCGCCGCGATGCGGCGCTATGCGCGCGCGCTCGCGCGCGACGATCAGGATGCCGACGATGTGGTGCAGGATGCGCTGCTGCGCGCGATCGAACGGCGCGACACCTTTCGGGCCGAGGGCAACCGCCGGGGCTGGCTGCTCGCGATCGTCCACAATGTCTTCGTATCGGGCACGCGGCGCCGCGCGGCCGAGGCGCGGCGCAACGATCGTTTCGCCGATACGCTGGCGACGCAGGCCGACGCGGCTCAGGAACATCATGCGCGGCTGCGCGAGATTGCGCACAGTTTCGCCGCGCTTCCCGACCATCATCGCGCGGTGCTGCACCTGACCGCGGTCGAAGGCCTCAGCTATCAGCAATGCGCCGACCTTCTGGCCGTCCCGATCGGAACGGTGATGTCGCGCGTTGCGCGCGCGCGCGCGGCGCTCCGCGATCTCGAAAATGGACGCGAGGACACAGACGGACGGCGCCGCGCCGCGCCGCTGCGACTGGTTGGAGGACAGGATGACTGA
- a CDS encoding glycosyltransferase family 4 protein: MKHDLESGRVAGRSPAGRPLRIALFSGNYDCVRDGANRALNRLVAYLLDRAGMAVRIYSPTAPTKAFESVGDIVSVRSASIPGRPEYRLALGFTGAARADLEAFAPDIVHLSAPDILGRQAQKYARAAGIPVVASLHTRFETYPEYYHLGFLRRPMEAYLRRFYGDADHILLPTAPILDEFAALYGRDNVSIWSRGVDRTAFHPALRSNAFRARLGYAPGDVVPLFFGRLVLEKGLGVFADAIEALRARGYNVRPMIVGEGPARDWLARRLPNVAFLGHLAGADLGCAVASADILVNPSVTEAFGNVNLEAMASGIGVVSADVPSASSLIVHGGTGLLVPPHDAAAYADAIAQLIDEPAQLAVLRRAAAAAADRYCWDDILAGVAALYGRLAGTATIAALARVA, encoded by the coding sequence ATGAAGCATGATCTGGAATCGGGCCGGGTCGCGGGGCGTTCGCCCGCCGGCCGGCCGCTGCGCATCGCGCTCTTCTCGGGCAATTACGACTGCGTGCGCGACGGGGCCAATCGGGCGCTCAACCGCCTCGTCGCCTATCTGCTCGATCGCGCGGGCATGGCGGTCCGCATCTATTCGCCGACCGCGCCGACGAAGGCGTTCGAATCGGTCGGCGATATTGTCTCGGTGCGCTCTGCAAGCATCCCGGGGCGCCCCGAATATCGCCTCGCGCTTGGCTTCACGGGCGCTGCCCGCGCCGACCTTGAGGCATTTGCCCCGGATATCGTCCATCTCTCGGCGCCCGATATCTTGGGCCGCCAGGCGCAAAAATATGCGCGGGCCGCCGGCATTCCGGTAGTCGCGAGCCTCCACACGCGCTTCGAAACCTACCCCGAATATTATCATCTCGGCTTTCTGCGCCGGCCGATGGAGGCCTATCTGCGGCGCTTCTACGGCGATGCCGACCATATCCTTCTGCCGACGGCGCCGATCCTCGACGAATTCGCGGCGCTCTACGGCCGCGACAATGTGTCGATCTGGTCGCGCGGGGTCGACCGCACCGCCTTTCATCCCGCGCTGCGCAGCAACGCCTTTCGCGCCCGGCTCGGCTATGCACCCGGCGATGTGGTGCCGCTCTTCTTCGGGCGGCTCGTGCTCGAAAAGGGGCTCGGCGTCTTTGCCGACGCGATCGAGGCGCTCCGCGCGCGCGGCTATAATGTGCGCCCGATGATCGTCGGCGAAGGACCGGCGCGCGACTGGCTCGCGCGGCGACTGCCCAATGTCGCCTTCCTCGGCCATCTGGCCGGCGCCGACCTTGGCTGCGCGGTGGCGAGCGCCGACATATTGGTCAATCCCAGCGTGACCGAGGCTTTCGGCAACGTCAATCTGGAGGCGATGGCATCGGGGATCGGGGTGGTGTCGGCCGACGTTCCCAGCGCCTCGTCGCTGATCGTGCATGGCGGCACCGGCCTGCTGGTCCCGCCGCACGACGCCGCGGCCTATGCCGATGCGATCGCGCAGCTTATCGACGAACCCGCGCAGCTCGCGGTGCTGCGCCGCGCTGCTGCGGCGGCCGCGGACCGCTATTGCTGGGACGATATTCTCGCCGGGGTCGCGGCGCTCTATGGCCGGCTCGCCGGAACCGCTACTATCGCGGCGCTGGCGAGAGTCGCCTGA
- a CDS encoding DUF423 domain-containing protein, which translates to MIGLFAAISAALAVAAGAFGAHGAAGPQEADWLRTGGLYQLVHAVAALAIMGTARGPAIMLLIGGGLFAVTLYAMALGGPRWLGAVTPVGGTLLIAGWLWAAWFYWRG; encoded by the coding sequence ATGATCGGACTGTTCGCGGCGATTTCGGCGGCACTGGCGGTCGCGGCGGGTGCCTTCGGGGCGCATGGCGCGGCGGGACCGCAGGAGGCCGACTGGCTGCGCACCGGCGGCCTGTATCAACTGGTCCACGCTGTTGCGGCGCTCGCGATCATGGGGACCGCACGCGGCCCGGCGATCATGCTGCTGATCGGCGGCGGACTTTTCGCCGTCACCCTCTATGCGATGGCGCTCGGCGGGCCGCGCTGGCTGGGCGCCGTCACGCCCGTGGGCGGCACCCTGCTGATCGCCGGCTGGCTGTGGGCCGCGTGGTTCTACTGGCGCGGCTGA
- a CDS encoding carboxylesterase/lipase family protein translates to MGLSPLGKIVIGLCAVLGLSGAAPAPREAPTATVGEGRVAGTWQDNVRIFRGLPYAAPPVGERRWQSPEAPPSWSGLRQAAEFGPDCVQPAYPADSVYFEAPRPQSEDCLTLNIWAPAGAKKAPVIVWIHGGSLQFGGSASLMYDGREFARRGIVFVSINYRLGVFGWFAHPGLSAESPQNVSGNYGLLDQMAALRWVQRNIAAFGGDPANVTAMGESAGGLSVSYLLASPRARGLFAKAIVQSTNMRAMPRLREAAFGLPSAEASGQALGEALGAADIAALRAVDPDALLAAAVRARFPAQPVVDGVVVPDQLVNILDRSAQMKVPLLAGFNSGELRSQRRLVPAIPGDPADYAAAAAKRYGDLAAAYLKLYPASGGTESMLAATRDTIYGWATERLVRAQTAAGAPAYLYVFDHCYPAARARDLCAFHASELPFVFGIAGRPVAGSRNWPAAEGPAEVRLAEQMIDYWTSFAATAKPVAPSAVRWRPYGGQEYAMRFADRPLLERNPFPGTFEFHEDRMQRHRAEGLQWFIP, encoded by the coding sequence ATGGGCCTGTCGCCGCTTGGAAAGATCGTCATCGGCCTGTGCGCCGTCCTTGGTCTGTCGGGGGCCGCACCCGCCCCCCGCGAAGCGCCGACGGCGACCGTCGGCGAAGGACGCGTCGCCGGCACATGGCAGGACAATGTGCGCATATTCCGCGGCTTGCCTTATGCCGCGCCGCCCGTGGGCGAGCGGCGGTGGCAGTCGCCCGAAGCGCCGCCATCCTGGTCGGGCCTGCGACAGGCGGCCGAGTTCGGACCCGACTGCGTCCAGCCCGCCTATCCCGCCGACAGCGTCTATTTCGAAGCGCCCCGCCCCCAGAGCGAGGATTGCCTGACGCTCAACATCTGGGCGCCGGCGGGGGCGAAGAAGGCGCCGGTGATCGTGTGGATTCACGGCGGGTCGCTGCAATTTGGCGGCAGCGCGAGCCTGATGTACGACGGACGCGAATTCGCCCGACGCGGGATCGTCTTCGTGTCGATCAACTATCGCCTCGGCGTCTTCGGCTGGTTTGCGCACCCGGGGCTAAGCGCCGAATCGCCTCAGAATGTCTCAGGCAACTACGGCCTGCTCGACCAGATGGCGGCGCTCCGCTGGGTGCAGCGCAATATTGCGGCCTTCGGCGGCGATCCTGCCAATGTGACTGCGATGGGAGAATCGGCCGGGGGGCTCAGCGTCTCCTATCTTCTCGCCAGCCCGCGAGCCCGCGGCTTGTTCGCCAAGGCGATCGTCCAGAGCACCAATATGCGCGCGATGCCGCGCCTGCGCGAAGCGGCGTTCGGTCTGCCATCCGCCGAAGCGAGCGGGCAGGCTTTGGGCGAAGCGCTGGGCGCTGCCGACATCGCCGCGCTGCGCGCCGTCGATCCCGATGCTTTGCTGGCGGCGGCGGTTCGCGCCCGTTTCCCCGCGCAGCCGGTCGTCGATGGCGTGGTCGTCCCCGACCAGCTCGTCAACATCCTCGACCGCAGCGCGCAGATGAAGGTGCCGCTGCTCGCCGGCTTCAACAGCGGCGAGTTGCGATCGCAGCGGCGGCTCGTGCCGGCCATACCGGGCGACCCGGCGGACTATGCGGCGGCGGCCGCGAAGCGTTACGGCGATCTCGCCGCCGCCTATCTCAAGCTGTATCCGGCGTCGGGCGGGACGGAGAGCATGCTCGCCGCGACGCGCGACACCATCTACGGATGGGCAACCGAACGTCTGGTCCGCGCGCAGACCGCGGCCGGAGCGCCGGCTTATCTTTACGTCTTCGATCATTGCTACCCGGCCGCCCGCGCGCGAGATCTTTGCGCCTTTCATGCGAGCGAGCTACCGTTCGTCTTCGGCATTGCCGGGCGTCCGGTCGCGGGGTCGCGCAACTGGCCTGCGGCGGAGGGACCGGCCGAGGTGCGGCTCGCGGAGCAGATGATCGACTATTGGACCAGCTTTGCCGCGACCGCAAAGCCGGTCGCGCCGTCGGCAGTCCGCTGGCGTCCCTACGGCGGCCAGGAATATGCCATGCGCTTCGCCGATCGTCCGCTACTCGAACGCAATCCCTTTCCCGGCACCTTCGAATTTCACGAAGACCGCATGCAGCGCCATCGTGCCGAAGGGCTGCAATGGTTCATACCCTAG
- a CDS encoding PA domain-containing protein, with protein MTDPTRRHFITAATALPVAASAASAGAAMTDTIASDLAAYIGFGNKRAGGAGDNACGHWLADQLTRAGYAVEKPAISVPHFDAGACDMVVGDTRAALMPQPILTPTAAGGVTGPLVRVDAQGRADAPLAGAIALVDLPYGRWSSALAKPIRAPVETAFAAGARAAVIVTNGPTGKIIALNADGRAPMFAGPVGLLAPADAAPFWEAAMRHAAATVCLTGEGGRRAAFNVIGRLDRGKAKWVVVSTPRSGWTDCAGERGGGIAAWLDLARGIPALLPDHNLAFLCNSGHEYENLGAEEALKAVAPKPDATHFWLHLGANLAARDWHEGLFGLAPLAGTDSQRYLVVSPSLLATARRLFAGFAGLESPYPSDKLSAGELTAIIAAGYTSVAGIFGVHRFHHVEGDDARCVDAGAVAATTAAFRKLLLAAAAPR; from the coding sequence ATGACCGATCCGACGAGGCGCCATTTCATCACCGCCGCGACCGCCCTTCCCGTCGCCGCCAGCGCCGCGAGCGCGGGCGCCGCGATGACCGACACGATCGCGAGCGACCTTGCCGCCTATATCGGTTTCGGCAACAAGCGCGCAGGCGGCGCCGGCGACAATGCGTGCGGCCACTGGCTCGCCGATCAGCTCACGCGCGCCGGCTACGCGGTTGAAAAGCCGGCCATCTCTGTTCCCCATTTCGACGCCGGAGCGTGCGACATGGTCGTCGGCGACACCCGCGCCGCGCTGATGCCGCAGCCGATCTTGACACCGACCGCCGCCGGGGGCGTGACGGGGCCACTGGTGCGCGTCGATGCGCAGGGCCGCGCCGACGCGCCGTTGGCAGGCGCGATCGCGCTCGTCGACCTGCCCTATGGCCGCTGGTCGTCGGCGCTCGCCAAACCGATTCGCGCGCCCGTCGAGACCGCCTTCGCGGCGGGCGCCAGGGCGGCGGTGATCGTCACCAACGGGCCGACGGGCAAGATCATCGCGCTCAATGCCGATGGCCGAGCGCCGATGTTCGCGGGTCCGGTCGGTCTGCTCGCGCCTGCCGACGCCGCACCTTTTTGGGAGGCAGCGATGCGCCATGCCGCGGCGACTGTTTGCCTGACCGGCGAGGGCGGGCGGCGGGCCGCCTTCAATGTCATCGGGCGCCTCGACCGCGGCAAGGCGAAGTGGGTGGTCGTATCGACGCCGCGTTCGGGCTGGACCGACTGTGCGGGCGAGCGCGGCGGCGGCATTGCCGCATGGCTGGACCTGGCCCGCGGCATCCCGGCGCTGCTCCCCGACCACAACCTCGCTTTCCTGTGCAACAGCGGCCATGAATATGAAAATCTGGGCGCCGAGGAGGCGCTGAAAGCGGTGGCCCCCAAGCCCGACGCGACGCATTTCTGGCTCCACCTTGGCGCCAACCTCGCGGCGCGTGACTGGCACGAAGGCCTGTTCGGCCTCGCCCCGCTGGCTGGTACCGATTCGCAGCGCTATCTGGTCGTCAGCCCATCGCTCCTTGCGACCGCGCGGCGCCTGTTCGCGGGCTTTGCCGGACTTGAAAGCCCTTACCCCAGCGACAAATTGTCGGCCGGCGAACTCACCGCGATCATCGCCGCAGGCTACACCTCGGTCGCAGGCATTTTCGGCGTCCATCGTTTCCATCATGTCGAAGGCGACGATGCGCGCTGCGTCGATGCGGGTGCGGTCGCGGCGACGACCGCCGCCTTCCGGAAGCTGCTCCTTGCCGCGGCCGCGCCAAGATAG
- a CDS encoding glycoside hydrolase family 1 protein, with the protein MSGGDAIARRALIQGAVGAAAAPVLLGNAPASARRKPAPKGFLWGAAISAHQSEGNNTNSDAWLAENIEPTLFKERSGDACDSYHRYDQDFALAQQLGLNCYRLGIEWARIEPSEGHFSNAELDHYARVLTACRARGLAPVVTLSHFTVPLWFAKRGGFEVADAPQLFARYCARVAERLGGLMHLVTTFNEANIGLLVSLFPQSEAGAELQRAAQAAAVAATGSPKFSRLAFADPAVTTPLMQEAHRRAYAAIKAARPELPVGITLTTQDIQSAGAPSLVADYERRLYGNWIDVARDHADFFGVQCYTRLVFDEKGMVPPPKDAEKTLSGYEFYPQALANTIRWAHRTIGKPIYVTESGVAVADDARRVAFIDAALDGVRACLDEGIAVHSYIYWSLLDNFEWTSGYSVPFGLAAVDRDTFVRAPRPSAHHFGAIVRANRI; encoded by the coding sequence ATGAGCGGGGGCGATGCCATTGCGCGCCGTGCGCTGATCCAGGGGGCGGTCGGCGCCGCCGCCGCGCCGGTGCTGCTTGGCAACGCCCCGGCGTCGGCGCGGCGCAAGCCCGCGCCGAAGGGCTTTCTGTGGGGCGCGGCTATCTCGGCGCATCAGAGCGAAGGGAACAACACCAACAGCGACGCCTGGCTTGCCGAGAATATCGAACCGACGCTGTTCAAGGAGCGGTCGGGCGACGCGTGCGACAGCTATCACCGCTACGATCAGGATTTCGCGCTCGCGCAGCAATTGGGGCTGAACTGCTATCGGCTCGGTATCGAATGGGCGCGAATCGAGCCGAGCGAGGGGCATTTCTCGAACGCCGAACTCGACCATTATGCCCGGGTGCTGACTGCCTGCCGCGCGCGGGGGCTGGCCCCCGTCGTGACGCTGAGCCACTTCACCGTGCCGCTGTGGTTCGCGAAGCGTGGCGGGTTCGAGGTCGCCGACGCGCCGCAGCTCTTCGCGCGCTATTGCGCCAGGGTCGCCGAGCGGCTCGGCGGGCTGATGCATCTCGTCACCACCTTCAACGAAGCCAATATCGGCCTGCTCGTGTCGCTGTTCCCCCAGTCGGAAGCCGGTGCGGAGCTGCAACGGGCGGCGCAGGCGGCCGCGGTCGCCGCAACCGGATCGCCCAAATTCTCGCGCCTCGCCTTCGCCGATCCTGCGGTTACGACCCCGCTGATGCAGGAGGCGCATCGTCGGGCCTATGCGGCGATCAAGGCAGCGCGGCCCGAACTTCCGGTCGGCATCACGCTTACGACTCAGGATATCCAGTCGGCGGGCGCGCCGTCGCTCGTCGCCGATTATGAGCGGCGGCTCTACGGCAACTGGATCGATGTCGCCCGCGACCACGCCGACTTCTTCGGGGTGCAATGCTACACGCGGCTCGTCTTCGACGAAAAGGGCATGGTGCCGCCCCCGAAGGACGCCGAAAAGACGCTGTCGGGTTATGAATTTTATCCGCAGGCCTTGGCGAATACGATCCGCTGGGCGCACCGGACGATCGGCAAGCCCATCTATGTCACCGAAAGCGGGGTCGCCGTCGCCGACGATGCGCGCCGCGTGGCCTTCATCGATGCGGCGCTCGACGGCGTCCGCGCCTGTCTCGACGAAGGCATTGCCGTCCACAGCTATATCTACTGGTCGCTGCTCGACAATTTCGAATGGACGTCGGGCTATTCGGTGCCCTTCGGGCTGGCCGCGGTCGATCGCGACACTTTCGTCCGCGCCCCGCGACCCAGCGCGCATCACTTCGGCGCGATCGTACGCGCGAACCGGATCTAG
- a CDS encoding MFS transporter has product MTTDSQAAPEAGKGQNEKLVIAASSLGTVFEWYDFYLYGLLATALSHHFFSGVNETTGFILALMAFAAGFAVRPFGALVFGRVGDIVGRKNTFLVTMAIMGLSTFAVGFLPGYDTIGVAAPIILMLLRLLQGLAIGGEYGGAAVYIAEHAPPGKRGLYTSFIQTTAMIGLILASTFVVSLRLFMDADTFNAWGWRLPFIFSIVLLSVALWIRLQLEESPVFQRMKAAGATSKAPLKEAFGEWRNLKIVLIALFGAVAGQAVIGFAAHLYPLFYLERIARVDGATANFLVATALLIIIPSFVFFGWLSDRIGRKPIMMTACVIAVFVYFPLYKALVVAANPAMAAAVERAPVTVVADAGECSFQFDPIGKNSFDQSSCDIAKSYLAKNGINYANRDAPAGSAASVRVGDRVIAVADPVGLDKDARAAVVAAFGREAKTALDAAGYPDKADPAQVNKTKVILILCVFGLLATMVYGPLAALLVELFPARIRYSSLSLPYHIGNGWIGGFMPTIGFAMVAATGNIYQGLWYAVIIAAVTAVVGILFLPETYKRDIEA; this is encoded by the coding sequence ATGACGACCGACAGCCAGGCCGCGCCCGAAGCGGGCAAGGGCCAGAATGAGAAGCTGGTGATCGCTGCTTCGTCGCTGGGGACAGTGTTCGAATGGTATGACTTCTATCTCTATGGCCTGCTCGCCACGGCGCTTTCGCATCACTTCTTTTCGGGGGTGAACGAAACGACGGGCTTCATCCTTGCGCTGATGGCGTTTGCTGCGGGGTTTGCGGTGCGGCCGTTCGGCGCGCTCGTGTTCGGCCGCGTCGGCGACATCGTCGGCCGCAAGAATACCTTCCTCGTCACCATGGCGATCATGGGACTGTCGACCTTCGCGGTCGGCTTTCTGCCCGGCTATGATACGATCGGGGTCGCGGCACCGATCATCCTGATGCTGCTGCGTCTGCTGCAGGGACTGGCGATCGGCGGCGAATATGGCGGCGCCGCCGTCTATATCGCCGAACATGCCCCGCCCGGAAAACGCGGCCTCTACACCAGCTTCATCCAGACGACGGCGATGATCGGGCTGATCCTGGCGTCGACCTTTGTCGTGTCGCTGCGATTGTTCATGGATGCCGATACCTTCAACGCCTGGGGCTGGCGGCTTCCCTTCATCTTTTCGATCGTGCTGCTGTCGGTCGCGCTGTGGATACGCCTGCAGCTTGAGGAAAGCCCGGTGTTCCAACGGATGAAGGCGGCCGGCGCGACGTCGAAGGCGCCGTTGAAAGAGGCCTTTGGCGAATGGCGCAATTTGAAGATCGTGCTCATTGCGCTGTTCGGGGCGGTGGCGGGGCAGGCGGTGATCGGCTTTGCCGCGCACCTCTATCCGCTCTTCTACCTCGAACGTATCGCGCGGGTGGACGGCGCGACCGCCAATTTCCTGGTCGCGACGGCGCTCCTCATCATCATTCCAAGTTTCGTCTTCTTCGGCTGGCTCAGTGACCGTATCGGCCGCAAACCGATCATGATGACCGCCTGCGTGATCGCGGTGTTCGTCTATTTTCCGCTCTACAAGGCGCTCGTTGTCGCCGCGAACCCTGCGATGGCCGCGGCGGTCGAGCGCGCGCCGGTCACGGTCGTGGCCGATGCCGGCGAATGCTCGTTCCAGTTCGACCCGATCGGCAAGAACAGCTTTGACCAATCGAGTTGCGACATCGCCAAATCCTATCTGGCAAAGAACGGCATCAACTATGCCAACCGCGATGCGCCGGCGGGAAGCGCCGCGTCGGTGCGCGTCGGCGACCGCGTGATCGCCGTCGCCGACCCGGTGGGGCTCGACAAGGATGCTCGGGCGGCGGTGGTCGCCGCCTTCGGGCGCGAGGCGAAAACGGCGCTCGATGCGGCGGGCTATCCCGACAAAGCCGATCCGGCGCAGGTCAACAAGACGAAGGTGATTCTGATCCTCTGCGTCTTCGGACTGCTCGCGACGATGGTCTATGGCCCGCTCGCCGCACTGCTCGTCGAGCTGTTCCCGGCGCGCATCCGTTACAGTTCGCTGTCGCTGCCCTATCACATCGGCAACGGCTGGATCGGCGGCTTCATGCCGACGATCGGCTTCGCGATGGTCGCGGCGACGGGCAATATCTATCAGGGGCTGTGGTATGCAGTCATCATTGCGGCGGTGACCGCGGTCGTCGGCATCCTGTTCCTGCCCGAAACCTACAAGCGCGACATCGAGGCATGA
- a CDS encoding SDR family NAD(P)-dependent oxidoreductase has translation MKKDLQDRVAIVTGAGGGLGRAHALMLAGHGARVVVNDRDAAAAEAVTGEIVASGGQAIAAPASVTDTAEVAAMVDDVTAACGGIDILINNAGILRDKSFAKMDIDDFRLVIDVHLMGAAICSKAVWDQMRERRFGRIVMTTSSSGLYGNFGQANYGAAKMALVGLMQTLALEGERHNIRVNCLAPTAATAMTDGVLAPEALARLAPEAVSPGLLALVGDTAPTRAILCAGAGHFASAHVTLTDGLFVGRGEDAAARVVSEWDRITDRRGEVVPAYGFTQAERELANAGFTAPTMAVQR, from the coding sequence ATGAAGAAGGACTTGCAGGACCGGGTAGCGATCGTGACCGGGGCGGGCGGCGGGCTGGGCCGCGCCCACGCACTGATGCTGGCAGGCCATGGCGCGCGCGTTGTCGTCAACGATCGCGACGCCGCCGCCGCCGAAGCCGTGACGGGCGAGATCGTCGCATCGGGCGGGCAAGCGATCGCGGCGCCCGCTTCGGTTACCGACACCGCTGAGGTCGCGGCGATGGTCGATGATGTGACCGCGGCATGTGGCGGGATCGACATATTGATCAACAATGCCGGCATCCTGCGCGACAAGAGCTTTGCGAAGATGGACATCGACGATTTCCGTCTGGTCATCGACGTCCATCTGATGGGCGCCGCCATCTGTTCGAAGGCAGTGTGGGACCAGATGCGCGAGCGACGCTTCGGACGCATCGTGATGACGACCTCTTCGTCGGGGCTCTACGGCAATTTCGGCCAGGCCAATTACGGCGCTGCCAAGATGGCACTCGTCGGCCTGATGCAGACGCTCGCGCTCGAAGGCGAACGGCACAATATCCGGGTCAATTGTCTGGCGCCGACCGCTGCGACGGCGATGACCGACGGCGTACTCGCGCCGGAAGCGCTGGCGCGGCTGGCGCCCGAGGCGGTGAGCCCCGGGCTGCTCGCGCTGGTCGGCGATACCGCGCCGACGCGCGCCATCCTCTGTGCGGGGGCCGGGCATTTCGCGAGCGCGCATGTCACGCTGACCGACGGGCTGTTCGTGGGCCGCGGCGAGGATGCGGCCGCGCGCGTGGTTTCGGAATGGGACCGCATCACCGATCGCCGCGGCGAGGTCGTGCCGGCCTATGGCTTCACGCAGGCCGAGCGCGAACTGGCGAATGCGGGTTTCACGGCGCCGACGATGGCGGTGCAACGCTGA
- a CDS encoding TetR/AcrR family transcriptional regulator, protein MASKAKTAAKRPSKAEQRAEMMEQILDVAELLFSKHGFHGVTLKDVAKQVGVHHTLLNYYFDDKQTLFDAVFARRAVVTIDRRMQALDDYERAAAGKPTVEGALHAFLDTDLDLYIQGGEGWKNYGAFGAQASNSPEGAEFMDKYFDPVVLRLIDILKKALPDAAEEDIFWGYHFVTGALMLTLARTGRIDKLSHGLCLSDDYEAVKHRMARFMAAGFREICEQRKRDRG, encoded by the coding sequence TTGGCGTCGAAGGCAAAGACTGCGGCAAAGCGGCCATCGAAGGCGGAACAGCGCGCCGAAATGATGGAGCAGATTCTCGACGTCGCCGAACTTCTGTTTTCGAAGCATGGCTTTCACGGTGTCACGCTGAAGGATGTCGCAAAGCAGGTTGGCGTGCACCACACGCTGCTGAACTATTATTTCGACGACAAGCAGACGCTGTTCGATGCCGTTTTCGCGCGCCGCGCCGTCGTTACGATCGATCGGCGGATGCAGGCGCTCGACGATTATGAGCGCGCCGCCGCCGGCAAGCCGACGGTCGAAGGTGCGCTGCACGCCTTTCTCGACACAGACCTCGACCTCTACATCCAGGGCGGCGAGGGGTGGAAGAATTACGGGGCCTTTGGTGCGCAGGCGTCGAACAGCCCCGAAGGCGCGGAATTCATGGACAAATATTTCGATCCCGTGGTCCTGCGGCTGATCGACATATTGAAAAAGGCGCTGCCCGACGCGGCCGAGGAAGATATTTTCTGGGGCTATCACTTCGTGACCGGCGCGCTGATGCTCACGCTCGCGCGGACCGGGCGTATCGACAAATTGTCGCACGGCCTGTGCCTGTCGGACGATTATGAAGCGGTAAAGCACCGGATGGCGCGCTTCATGGCGGCGGGTTTCCGCGAAATTTGCGAGCAGCGAAAGCGGGACAGGGGTTAA